In Vreelandella piezotolerans, one genomic interval encodes:
- a CDS encoding phosphoglycerate kinase: MNVQKMTDLPLEGQRVLIREDLNVPIKNGRVSSDARLRAALPTIQAAARASAKVLLMSHLGRPTEGEPADEFSLAPVAEHLSELLGSPVKLITDYLDTAPTLDNGDVVLLENVRFNSGEKKDDESLAKQYAALCDIFVMDAFGTAHRAQASTHGVARFAPTACAGPLLAQELDALEKALATPARPMAAIVGGSKVSTKLDVLTALSDKCDQLIVGGGIANTFIAAAGYNVGKSLYEADLIGQAKALMEKVSIPLPTDVVVATEFSESADAVVKPVDQVADNEMILDIGPDTAAHLASLLKDAGTILWNGPVGVFEIDQFGKGTEVLSHAIAESSAFSIAGGGDTLAAIDKYAIAERVSYISTGGGAFLEYVEGKQLPAVAALEAAAKRG; this comes from the coding sequence ATGAACGTGCAAAAAATGACCGACCTGCCCCTGGAAGGGCAGCGTGTGCTGATTCGTGAAGACCTGAACGTGCCAATCAAAAACGGCCGTGTTTCCAGCGATGCCCGCCTTCGCGCCGCGCTGCCGACCATTCAAGCAGCGGCCAGAGCCAGCGCCAAAGTGCTGCTCATGAGCCATCTCGGCCGCCCCACGGAAGGCGAACCCGCCGATGAGTTTTCGCTCGCCCCTGTGGCCGAGCATCTGAGCGAGCTGCTGGGCAGCCCCGTCAAACTGATCACCGACTACCTCGACACCGCCCCTACGCTCGACAACGGCGATGTCGTACTGCTCGAGAACGTACGCTTCAACAGCGGTGAAAAGAAAGACGACGAATCTCTCGCCAAGCAGTACGCCGCGCTCTGCGACATATTCGTGATGGATGCCTTCGGCACCGCCCACCGTGCGCAAGCCTCCACCCACGGCGTCGCCCGCTTTGCACCCACCGCCTGTGCAGGACCGCTACTGGCCCAAGAGCTGGACGCGCTGGAGAAAGCACTGGCAACCCCAGCACGCCCAATGGCGGCTATCGTGGGCGGCTCCAAGGTCTCCACCAAGCTCGACGTGCTGACCGCCCTCTCTGACAAGTGCGACCAGCTCATCGTCGGCGGCGGGATCGCCAACACCTTTATCGCAGCGGCGGGCTATAATGTGGGCAAATCGCTCTACGAAGCCGACCTGATCGGTCAAGCCAAAGCGCTGATGGAGAAAGTCTCCATTCCGCTGCCCACGGACGTCGTCGTGGCAACGGAGTTCTCGGAATCCGCCGATGCAGTGGTCAAGCCGGTGGACCAAGTGGCCGATAACGAGATGATTCTGGATATCGGCCCAGACACCGCCGCCCACTTGGCCAGCCTGCTGAAAGACGCCGGCACGATCTTGTGGAACGGCCCCGTGGGCGTTTTCGAAATCGATCAATTTGGCAAAGGCACCGAGGTGCTCTCGCATGCCATTGCCGAGAGCAGCGCGTTTTCGATTGCCGGCGGTGGCGACACCCTGGCCGCTATCGACAAGTACGCTATTGCCGAACGTGTTTCCTATATCTCCACCGGCGGCGGCGCGTTCCTAGAGTACGTCGAAGGCAAACAGCTACCGGCGGTAGCCGCATTAGAAGCCGCAGCAAAGCGCGGCTGA
- the fba gene encoding class II fructose-bisphosphate aldolase (catalyzes the reversible aldol condensation of dihydroxyacetonephosphate and glyceraldehyde 3-phosphate in the Calvin cycle, glycolysis, and/or gluconeogenesis) — MALISMRQMLDHAAEYGYGIPAFNVNNLEQMRAIMEAADATDSPVIVQASAGARKYAGAPFLRHLILAAVEEFPHIPVVMHQDHGTSPAVCQRSIQLGFSSVMMDGSLGEDGKTPMDYDYNVDVTRRAVEMAHACGVSVEGELGCLGSLETGMAGEEDGIGAEGKLDMEQLLTDPEEAAAFVKATQVDALAIAIGTSHGAYKFTKPPTGDTLSIQRIKEIHARIPDTHLVMHGSSSVPQEWLEVINRYGGQIPETYGVPVEEIVEGIKHGVRKVNIDTDLRLASTGAVRRFMAENPSEFDPRKFLKETVSAMRDLCIARYEAFGTAGNASKIKPISLEAMFQRYERGELAPKIK, encoded by the coding sequence ATGGCTTTAATTAGCATGCGCCAGATGCTCGACCACGCCGCCGAATACGGCTACGGCATCCCTGCATTCAACGTCAACAACCTCGAACAGATGCGGGCGATCATGGAAGCCGCCGATGCCACCGACTCTCCGGTGATCGTGCAGGCTTCCGCTGGCGCACGCAAATATGCAGGTGCGCCTTTCCTGCGCCACCTGATTCTGGCGGCGGTGGAAGAGTTTCCGCACATCCCGGTGGTCATGCACCAGGATCACGGCACCAGCCCCGCTGTCTGCCAGCGCTCGATCCAGCTGGGCTTCTCCTCCGTGATGATGGACGGTTCGCTAGGCGAAGATGGCAAGACGCCGATGGATTACGACTACAACGTCGATGTTACCCGTCGCGCGGTCGAGATGGCCCACGCCTGTGGCGTATCGGTCGAGGGCGAGCTGGGCTGCTTGGGTAGCCTGGAAACCGGCATGGCCGGTGAAGAGGACGGCATTGGTGCCGAAGGTAAGCTGGACATGGAACAGCTACTGACCGACCCCGAAGAAGCCGCCGCCTTCGTCAAGGCGACTCAGGTCGACGCGCTGGCGATTGCCATTGGTACCAGCCACGGCGCTTACAAATTCACCAAGCCGCCGACCGGCGACACCCTCTCCATCCAGCGTATCAAAGAGATCCATGCGCGCATTCCGGATACCCACCTGGTCATGCATGGCTCCTCCTCCGTTCCGCAAGAGTGGCTGGAAGTGATCAACCGCTACGGCGGCCAGATCCCAGAAACTTACGGCGTCCCGGTCGAGGAAATCGTCGAAGGCATCAAGCACGGCGTTCGCAAGGTCAACATCGATACCGACCTGCGCTTAGCCTCCACCGGTGCCGTGCGTCGCTTCATGGCGGAGAATCCGTCGGAATTCGATCCGCGCAAATTCTTGAAAGAGACCGTCAGCGCCATGCGCGATCTTTGTATCGCCCGCTACGAAGCGTTTGGCACGGCGGGCAACGCAAGCAAAATCAAACCGATCAGCCTGGAAGCAATGTTCCAGCGCTACGAGCGCGGCGAGTTGGCACCCAAAATCAAATAA
- a CDS encoding translation initiation factor Sui1, with translation MASLRDQLGGLVYSTEHGKTCPDCRAPIDDCRCEDTSEQARLAELDGIVRIRRETSGRKGKGVTTIRGVPLTQAELKVLAKTLKQRCGTGGAVKEGVIEIQGDHRETLRDALTSMGYQVKLAGG, from the coding sequence ATGGCCTCATTACGTGATCAGCTCGGTGGCCTCGTTTACTCCACTGAGCATGGCAAGACGTGTCCCGACTGCCGGGCCCCGATCGATGACTGTCGCTGTGAAGACACCAGCGAACAAGCGCGCCTGGCCGAACTGGACGGTATCGTGCGCATCCGCCGTGAAACCAGCGGCCGAAAAGGCAAGGGCGTCACGACCATCCGCGGCGTGCCTCTGACTCAGGCAGAACTCAAAGTACTCGCCAAAACCCTCAAGCAGCGCTGCGGTACCGGTGGAGCTGTCAAAGAGGGCGTCATAGAAATCCAGGGTGACCATCGCGAAACTCTGCGCGATGCCTTAACCTCAATGGGTTATCAAGTGAAATTGGCTGGCGGTTGA
- a CDS encoding LrgB family protein, producing MPTSLLPTLTATPLLAVGLTLAAYLVGSALFTRLGKPSWLPAILIAALLLAATLALLGLSYATYQQGATWLTVLLGPATVALGMPLYQQLPRIRALWQPLAACLPIAATLAACYALGIAWLLGAGPEILASIAAKSVTAPIAIGITEQLGGSVALLMGALLVTGVLTIPFVSLLARLLHIHDERIIGFALGLNGHAIGTVRAFDISPTAGAFASLGMSLTGIFTALLLPLAWQLVGLGAG from the coding sequence ATGCCGACTAGCTTGCTGCCCACTTTGACCGCCACGCCGTTATTGGCCGTTGGGCTTACCTTGGCCGCATACCTTGTGGGCAGCGCCCTTTTCACGCGCTTGGGTAAACCTTCCTGGCTCCCGGCGATTTTGATCGCTGCTCTGCTGCTGGCCGCGACGCTGGCCTTGTTGGGCTTGTCGTATGCCACCTATCAGCAAGGCGCAACCTGGCTGACGGTCCTGCTAGGTCCAGCCACCGTGGCGTTGGGCATGCCGCTTTACCAACAGCTACCGCGCATTCGTGCGCTGTGGCAGCCGTTGGCGGCTTGCCTGCCTATCGCTGCCACTCTGGCCGCTTGTTACGCTCTTGGCATTGCTTGGCTTCTCGGCGCGGGTCCGGAGATCTTGGCCTCGATCGCGGCCAAATCGGTGACGGCGCCCATCGCCATCGGCATCACGGAACAACTTGGCGGCAGCGTGGCACTCCTCATGGGCGCGCTTCTGGTGACGGGGGTGCTGACCATTCCTTTCGTGAGTCTATTGGCGAGGCTACTGCACATTCATGACGAACGTATCATCGGCTTTGCGCTGGGGCTCAATGGTCACGCCATCGGCACCGTGCGCGCGTTCGATATCAGTCCGACCGCCGGAGCGTTCGCCTCGCTCGGAATGAGCCTCACCGGGATTTTTACCGCTCTGCTGCTACCGCTTGCTTGGCAACTGGTGGGGCTAGGGGCGGGATAA
- a CDS encoding type I glyceraldehyde-3-phosphate dehydrogenase, whose protein sequence is MANASAKYRIAINGYGRIGQCVLRALVERQHPALEVVAINELSDLATITYLTRYDTTHGRFPGEVDNDGSALFVNGQRIQVLCERDPRALPWEALGIDLVLECSGSFKDRATAEQHLAAGAKRLLFSQPAENDVDATIVWGINEHELAPTQRIVSAASCTTNCLVPLLTVLDEALGLEHGVTTTIHSAMNDQPVIDAYHRTDLRLTRSAMQSIVPVDTGLAVGISRLMPSLTGRFECLHVRVPTINVSAMDAALTVRRDTSAAQVNALLQRASQQRLHGVLGYTEAPMASIDFNHDPRSGILDATQTRVAGMRLIKLLCWFDNEWGFANRMLDISQRLATFR, encoded by the coding sequence ATGGCGAACGCTTCCGCTAAATATCGCATTGCCATCAATGGTTATGGGCGCATTGGCCAATGCGTGCTGAGAGCCTTGGTGGAGCGCCAGCACCCGGCGCTTGAAGTCGTCGCGATCAACGAGCTGTCCGACCTTGCCACCATCACCTATCTCACCCGTTACGACACGACTCATGGTCGTTTCCCGGGGGAGGTGGACAACGATGGTAGCGCCCTGTTCGTCAACGGCCAGCGCATCCAGGTATTGTGCGAACGCGACCCTCGCGCACTGCCCTGGGAAGCACTAGGGATCGACCTAGTGCTCGAGTGCTCGGGCAGCTTCAAGGACCGCGCTACCGCTGAGCAGCACTTGGCGGCAGGGGCCAAGCGGCTGCTGTTCTCCCAGCCCGCGGAAAACGATGTGGATGCCACCATCGTATGGGGCATCAACGAGCATGAGCTCGCTCCCACGCAGCGCATCGTCTCTGCGGCGTCCTGCACCACTAATTGCTTGGTGCCGCTGCTCACCGTACTGGATGAAGCGCTCGGCTTGGAGCATGGTGTTACCACCACGATTCACTCGGCCATGAACGACCAGCCGGTGATCGATGCGTACCATCGCACCGATCTGCGCCTGACGCGCTCCGCCATGCAGTCGATCGTACCGGTGGATACCGGCTTGGCGGTCGGCATCAGTCGCCTGATGCCCAGCCTGACTGGACGTTTCGAGTGCCTGCACGTGCGGGTGCCTACCATCAACGTCTCGGCCATGGATGCCGCGCTGACCGTGCGACGCGATACCAGCGCCGCGCAAGTCAACGCGCTGCTGCAACGCGCTAGTCAGCAGCGCTTGCATGGCGTGCTAGGCTATACCGAAGCGCCCATGGCATCGATCGATTTCAATCATGATCCCCGCTCTGGCATCCTAGACGCCACCCAAACCCGCGTGGCCGGCATGCGCCTGATCAAACTGCTGTGCTGGTTCGATAACGAGTGGGGCTTTGCCAACCGCATGCTGGACATCAGCCAGCGCTTGGCAACGTTTCGCTAA
- a CDS encoding CidA/LrgA family protein: MPALNGLLWLISYWLIGEVVIHFSGLPISSGVVGMLLLCITLAVIGRVPASLAAAAQPLIALLAMLIMPGVVGVFFILDELASQWLAIVAALLLGTLLSVLTTLWLLKRLMGHRHAD, encoded by the coding sequence ATGCCCGCGCTAAACGGCCTTTTATGGCTAATTAGCTACTGGTTAATCGGAGAAGTCGTGATCCACTTCTCCGGTTTACCTATTTCTTCTGGAGTGGTGGGCATGCTATTGCTGTGCATCACTCTTGCCGTTATCGGTAGAGTACCTGCTAGCCTTGCCGCCGCCGCCCAACCGCTGATTGCACTTTTGGCCATGCTGATCATGCCAGGCGTGGTAGGCGTGTTCTTCATTCTCGATGAACTGGCCAGCCAGTGGCTAGCCATCGTGGCGGCCCTGCTGCTGGGGACGCTGCTGAGTGTGCTCACGACACTGTGGCTGCTCAAGCGATTGATGGGGCACCGCCATGCCGACTAG
- a CDS encoding HAD family hydrolase has translation MPLPLLLFDCDGTLVDSEPLLAEEMARGLNTVGLPFASSDYLGEFRGARFRRIVAELQTRHGEVDGERLDRMERTMRANLAERLARELTTIPGARESLDALAHYPSAVVSNGPETKIRTALNATGLSAYFGHRLFSGYTANCWKPEPCLHLHAASIMGFAAHDCIAIDDALVGVQAALQAGMTVIHLNRFPDAEATPEGAIMISNMYQLPAVVEQLTHERWQAAMPHHSTEK, from the coding sequence ATGCCGCTTCCACTTCTGCTGTTTGATTGTGATGGCACTCTCGTCGATAGCGAACCCTTGTTGGCCGAAGAGATGGCTCGTGGCCTCAACACGGTGGGCCTGCCATTTGCCTCTTCCGATTATTTAGGGGAGTTTCGAGGTGCCCGCTTCCGACGCATCGTGGCAGAACTGCAAACGCGTCATGGCGAAGTCGATGGCGAACGCTTGGACCGCATGGAGCGAACCATGCGCGCCAACTTGGCTGAGCGTCTTGCCCGCGAACTCACCACCATACCCGGCGCCCGGGAGTCGCTCGACGCCTTGGCACATTACCCCAGCGCCGTCGTCTCCAACGGACCTGAAACCAAGATCCGCACTGCGTTGAACGCCACCGGCCTCAGCGCGTATTTCGGTCACAGGCTGTTTAGCGGCTACACCGCCAACTGTTGGAAGCCAGAGCCCTGTTTACATCTTCACGCAGCCAGTATCATGGGCTTTGCGGCACACGACTGCATTGCCATTGATGATGCGCTCGTTGGCGTACAGGCAGCCCTGCAGGCAGGTATGACCGTCATTCATCTGAATCGCTTTCCCGATGCCGAGGCAACGCCGGAAGGCGCTATTATGATTAGCAACATGTATCAGCTACCTGCGGTCGTTGAACAACTGACTCACGAGCGATGGCAGGCGGCAATGCCCCATCACTCAACAGAGAAATAG